The following proteins are encoded in a genomic region of Alosa alosa isolate M-15738 ecotype Scorff River chromosome 10, AALO_Geno_1.1, whole genome shotgun sequence:
- the LOC125302348 gene encoding proline-rich transmembrane protein 3-like — protein sequence MNPTKPNISESVTSPALEAGSGGTNKDEKPPSSPKTSAWTEQKISNRISQTLEGSFMSLTQIMESSRDGSGFQEGHNELKQGVAPSISVLEENMIAQELEEKRDWEDTWYHFAPPLPQRQIQIMDGDRSHEITEAQTLQGVSSYTPEHATSTQIVPTTISILSQVKSVSSDWQSSTKDIATFQKEASLNLMTQTLSDSLNGKGSDDSMESNTALDQATVIVPGHPEDFTPYGATVPADQEANPHVTLADSIITTNPQLSHLENRGVHMVTQTIQSNQTGEEIINPTRILPDVPSEITSSRPDGTSLQWEDLSRTLAFAWELHVFGCASLFLLLVGGALWGIKGAFGLLRPYCIALPLANILLLLAGVLRCAHFLIDPYGTRHILPRPALSALYNLPLPLLLWAQAVLAMIVLRGQRLNLLPPALQCPRVTAGLVALHCFLLFVADILSQALSPALPLMLQTFSVCWGLPLCLGLLFQTLSPLQSTRTPVPQWTAAKRVEHRARRVFSLCTVLGALSYAFQIHGILWLYGLLGNWRSFGWGWWLCQFFARLLELTWSYCMLLLASWPFWRPRGNNRRGEGRPEATQRGKLGSYWDRMLENLPGGPWGMPDRHWAELIPNNWAAHQRECADISSSIIHNHDVVTTSQGQKDSNSDNIGSISTNSTMCDSYPTPLWSHGHDWSERDCILSLIEFDLCPPSPISLTRSIDNALHFDDLLGLGSLFTPPPPSWTQGLEPYCPQAGSATAPATPAHIAYRWALDAGSSPVQPHCFRGSSHHFQTPRSDAQSPLSTTDLRLHLEESDQPPGIQGVIVMEDDWSSVSSTDDITDL from the exons ATGAACCCAACAAAACCAAACATCTCTGAGTCTGTGACTTCCCCTGCCCTGGAGGCAGGCTCTGGTGGGACGAATAAAGATGAGAaacctccctcctcccctaagACCTCCGCTTGGACTGAGCAAAAGATCAGTAACCGAATCTCTCAGACCTTGGAAGGCTCATTCATGTCCTTAACACAAATTATGGAAAGTTCTAGAGATGGGAGTGGATTTCAAGAGGGGCATAATGAGTTGAAACAAGGGGTGGCACCCTCTATCAGTGTTCTGGAAGAAAACATGATTGCACAGGAGCTGGAAGAAAAAAGAGACTGGGAAGACACCTGGTACCACTTTGCACCTCCCTTGCCCCAGCGGCAGATCCAGATAATGGATGGCGATAGGTCTCATGAAATTACTGAGGCACAAACACTACAGGGTGTGAGCTCCTACACTCCTGAACATGCCACATCAACACAAATTGTCCCAACCACCATTTCTATACTGTCGCAAGTCAAGTCTGTTAGCAGTGACTGGCAGAGTTCAACAAAGGACATTGCTACGTTCCAAAAAGAAGCATCTTTGAATTTGATGACCCAGACACTTTCAGACAGTCTAAATGGGAAAGGCAGTGATGACAGTATGGAGTCAAATACTGCTCTTGATCAAGCCACAGTTATAGTGCCAGGGCATCCTGAGGACTTCACACCATATGGTGCCACTGTCCCTGCTGATCAGGAGGCCAATCCCCATGTCACTCTAGCTGATTCAATCATCACAACAAACCCACAGTTATCACACCTGGAGAACAGAGGCGTGCACATGGTTACACAAACTATTCAGTCAAATCAAACAG gTGAAGAAATCATAAACCCTACAAGGATTCTGCCAGATGTGCCATCAGAGATAACATCATCAA GGCCTGATGGCACCAGCCTTCAGTGGGAAGACCTCAGCCGCACTCTGGCCTTTGCCTGGGAGCTGCATGTGTTTGGCTGTGCTTCCCTATTCCTGCTATTGGTTGGTGGTGCCCTCTGGGGGATAAAAGGTGCATTTGGCCTGCTTCGTCCTTACTGTATCGCcctacccctggcaaatattttgCTCCTGCTAGCAGGAGTATTGAGGTGTGCTCACTTCCTGATCGACCCCTATGGTACACGGCATATTTTGCCACGGCCTGCCCTGTCCGCTCTGTACAACTTGCCACTTCCGCTTCTGCTGTGGGCACAGGCTGTGCTAGCGATGATTGTTTTGCGTGGACAGAGACTGAATCTCCTGCCCCCTGCTCTGCAGTGCCCCCGAGTGACTGCAGGACTTGTGGCGCTCCACTGCTTCCTTCTCTTTGTGGCTGATATCCTCTCCCAGGCCCTGTCTCCTGCTCTGCCCCTGATGCTACAGACTTTTTCGGTTTGCTGGGGCTTGCCTCTCTGCTTGGGTCTTCTCTTCCAAACCCTGAGCCCTCTTCAGTCGACCAGGACTCCTGTTCCACAGTGGACAGCGGCAAAGCGAGTCGAACACCGGGCAAGGCGAGTGTTTTCTTTATGCACTGTCTTGGGAGCACTAAGCTATGCGTTTCAGATCCACGGAATCCTCTGGCTCTACGGCTTGCTTGGAAACTGGAGAAGCTTTGGCTGGGGCTGGTGGCTGTGTCAGTTCTTTGCACGGCTCTTGGAACTGACATGGAGCTACTGCATGCTCCTGCTGGCATCTTGGCCTTTCTGGAGACCCAGGGGAAACAACCGCAGAGGCGAGGGGAGACCAGAGGCAACGCAACGGGGGAAGCTGGGTTCCTACTGGGACAGGATGCTAGAGAACTTGCCCGGGGGACCATGGGGGATGCCAGACAGACACTGGGCAGAGCTTATACCAAATAACTGGGCAGCCCACCAGCGTGAGTGTGCAGACATTAGTAGCTCCATAATCCATAACCATGATGTGGTCACTACATCTCAGGGTCAAAAGGACAGCAATTCAGACAACATAGGTAGCATCTCCACCAACAGCACCATGTGTGACTCCTACCCCACACCTTTGTGGTCACATGGACATGACTGGAGTGAGAGGGATTGCATCCTGTCCCTCATTGAGTTTGACCTGTGTCCCCCGTCGCCCATCAGTCTTACCCGCAGCATTGACAATGCACTTCATTTTGACGACCTCCTGGGATTAGGCAGCCTCTTCACGCCACCACCTCCATCTTGGACTCAAGGCCTGGAGCCGTACTGCCCACAAGCAGGCAGCGCCACTGCTCCTGCCACACCCGCACACATCGCCTACAGGTGGGCCCTGGATGCTGGCTCCAGCCCTGTGCAGCCTCACTGCTTCAGGGGCTCGTCGCACCACTTCCAAACACCGCGGTCAGACGCCCAATCTCCTCTGTCTACAACAGACCTTAGACTGCACTTAGAGGAGTCTGACCAGCCACCCGGGATACAGGGCGTCATCGTTATGGAGGACGACTGGAGCAGCGTGAGCAGTACAGATGACATCACCGACCTATAG
- the tmcc1b gene encoding transmembrane and coiled-coil domains protein 1b isoform X2, with product MKPTALLDRLDVSGPAVSPNALSCGSDGAYGLDVVDSTPDPQRTKLAIAQLQQKILKLTEQIKIEQTARDDNVAEYLKLANNADKQQSARIKQVFEKKNQKSAQTIQQLQRKLEHYHRKLREVEHNGIPRQPKDVLRDMHQGLKDVGAKVTGGLSSFSQATHSAAGAVVSKPREIASLIRNKFGSADNIAGLKDSLDETQGEDGGVPGPGARALGGSGSGGGHLQSSPKYGSEDDCSSATSGSAGANSTTGAPGGPPSSRGNTLEHGQSLGLEALYQEVQELRDSQGRLEESFESLKAHYQKDYTLIMQALQEERYRCERLEEQLNDLTELHQNEILNLKQELASMEEKIAYQSYERARDIQEALEACQTRISKMELQQQQQQVVQLEGLENATARTLLGKLINVLLALMAVLLVFVSTVANCVVPLMKTRSRTLSTLLLVLLLAFLWRHWEVISQYLDRFLLHPR from the exons ATGAAGCCTACAGCGCTG CTGGACCGCCTGGATGTGTCTGGGCCGGCTGTGTCCCCCAACGCGCTGTCCTGCGGCTCGGACGGGGCCTACGGCCTGGACGTGGTCGACAGCACGCCCGACCCGCAGCGCACCAAGCTGGCCATCGCCCAGCTGCAGCAGAAGATCCTCAAGCTGACCGAGCAGATCAAGATCGAGCAGACGGCGCGCGACGACAACGTGGCCGAGTACCTGAAGCTGGCCAACAACGCCGACAAGCAGCAGAGCGCGCGCATCAAGCAGGTGTTTGAGAAGAAGAACCAGAAGTCGGCGCAGACCATCCAGCAGCTGCAGCGCAAGCTGGAGCACTACCACCGCAAGCTGCGCGAGGTGGAGCACAACGGCATCCCGCGGCAGCCCAAGGACGTCCTCCGAGACATGCACCAGGGCCTGAAGGACGTGGGCGCCAAG GTGACAGGTGGCCTCTCCAGCTTCTCCCAGGCCACGCACTCGGCGGCCGGCGCGGTGGTGTCCAAGCCGCGCGAGATCGCCTCGCTCATCCGCAACAAGTTCGGCAGCGCCGACAACATCGCCGGCCTCAAGGACTCCCTGGATGAGACGCAGGGAGAGGACGGCGGCGTGCCTGGCCCCGGCGCCCGAGCCCTCGGCGGAAGCGGCAGTGGTGGCGGGCATCTGCAGTCCAGCCCCAAGTACGGCAGCGAGGACGACTGCTCGAGCGCCACCTCGGGCTCGGCCGGGGCCAACAGCACCACGGGGGCGCCCGGCGGACCGCCCAGTTCCCGTGGCAACACGCTGGAGCACGGCCAGAGCTTGGGCCTGGAGGCGCTCTACCAGGAGGTGCAGGAGCTGAGGGACAGCCAGGGCCGACTGGAGGAGTCCTTTGAGAGCCTGAAGGCGCACTACCAGAAGGACTACACGCTCATCATGCAGGCCTTGCAGGAGGAGCGCTACCG gtgtgaacGTTTGGAGGAGCAGCTGAACGACTTAACAGAGCTCCATCAGAATGAGATTCTGAACCTGAAGCAGGAGCTGGCCAGCATGGAGGAGAAGATCGCCTATCAGTCCTATGAGAGGGCCAGGGACATCCAG GAGGCGCTGGAGGCGTGCCAGACGCGCATCTCCAAGAtggagctgcagcagcagcagcagcaggtggtGCAGCTGGAGGGCCTGGAGAACGCCACGGCGCGCACGCTCCTGGGCAAGCTCATCAACGTGCTGCTGGCGCTCATGGCCGTGCTGCTGGTGTTCGTGTCGACAGTGGCCAACTGCGTGGTGCCGCTGATGAAGACGCGCAGCCGGACGCTCTCCACGCTGCTGCTCGTTCTGCTGCTGGCCTTCCTCTGGAGGCACTGGGAGGTCATCTCGCAGTACCTGGACCGCTTCCTGCTGCACCCCAGATGA
- the tmcc1b gene encoding transmembrane and coiled-coil domains protein 1b isoform X3, with amino-acid sequence MKRGTSLQSRRNKAAGGSGGEPAQKGSPQIHRRSTQEVLLLQAGRPRSSSTTDTPSSPALADMLISSGYHSTDEADRLDRLDVSGPAVSPNALSCGSDGAYGLDVVDSTPDPQRTKLAIAQLQQKILKLTEQIKIEQTARDDNVAEYLKLANNADKQQSARIKQVFEKKNQKSAQTIQQLQRKLEHYHRKLREVEHNGIPRQPKDVLRDMHQGLKDVGAKVTGGLSSFSQATHSAAGAVVSKPREIASLIRNKFGSADNIAGLKDSLDETQGEDGGVPGPGARALGGSGSGGGHLQSSPKYGSEDDCSSATSGSAGANSTTGAPGGPPSSRGNTLEHGQSLGLEALYQEVQELRDSQGRLEESFESLKAHYQKDYTLIMQALQEERYRCERLEEQLNDLTELHQNEILNLKQELASMEEKIAYQSYERARDIQEALEACQTRISKMELQQQQQQVVQLEGLENATARTLLGKLINVLLALMAVLLVFVSTVANCVVPLMKTRSRTLSTLLLVLLLAFLWRHWEVISQYLDRFLLHPR; translated from the exons ATGAAGAGAGGCACCAGCCTGCAGAGCCGGCGCAACAAGGCCGCCGGCGGCAGCGGCGGGGAGCCGGCGCAGAAGGGCAGCCCGCAGATCCACCGGCGCTCCACGCAggaagtgctgctgctgcaggccgGCCGGCCGcgttcctcctccaccaccgaCACGCCCAGCAGCCCCGCGCTGGCCGACATGCTCATCAGCTCCGGGTACCACTCCACCGACGAGGCCGACCGG CTGGACCGCCTGGATGTGTCTGGGCCGGCTGTGTCCCCCAACGCGCTGTCCTGCGGCTCGGACGGGGCCTACGGCCTGGACGTGGTCGACAGCACGCCCGACCCGCAGCGCACCAAGCTGGCCATCGCCCAGCTGCAGCAGAAGATCCTCAAGCTGACCGAGCAGATCAAGATCGAGCAGACGGCGCGCGACGACAACGTGGCCGAGTACCTGAAGCTGGCCAACAACGCCGACAAGCAGCAGAGCGCGCGCATCAAGCAGGTGTTTGAGAAGAAGAACCAGAAGTCGGCGCAGACCATCCAGCAGCTGCAGCGCAAGCTGGAGCACTACCACCGCAAGCTGCGCGAGGTGGAGCACAACGGCATCCCGCGGCAGCCCAAGGACGTCCTCCGAGACATGCACCAGGGCCTGAAGGACGTGGGCGCCAAG GTGACAGGTGGCCTCTCCAGCTTCTCCCAGGCCACGCACTCGGCGGCCGGCGCGGTGGTGTCCAAGCCGCGCGAGATCGCCTCGCTCATCCGCAACAAGTTCGGCAGCGCCGACAACATCGCCGGCCTCAAGGACTCCCTGGATGAGACGCAGGGAGAGGACGGCGGCGTGCCTGGCCCCGGCGCCCGAGCCCTCGGCGGAAGCGGCAGTGGTGGCGGGCATCTGCAGTCCAGCCCCAAGTACGGCAGCGAGGACGACTGCTCGAGCGCCACCTCGGGCTCGGCCGGGGCCAACAGCACCACGGGGGCGCCCGGCGGACCGCCCAGTTCCCGTGGCAACACGCTGGAGCACGGCCAGAGCTTGGGCCTGGAGGCGCTCTACCAGGAGGTGCAGGAGCTGAGGGACAGCCAGGGCCGACTGGAGGAGTCCTTTGAGAGCCTGAAGGCGCACTACCAGAAGGACTACACGCTCATCATGCAGGCCTTGCAGGAGGAGCGCTACCG gtgtgaacGTTTGGAGGAGCAGCTGAACGACTTAACAGAGCTCCATCAGAATGAGATTCTGAACCTGAAGCAGGAGCTGGCCAGCATGGAGGAGAAGATCGCCTATCAGTCCTATGAGAGGGCCAGGGACATCCAG GAGGCGCTGGAGGCGTGCCAGACGCGCATCTCCAAGAtggagctgcagcagcagcagcagcaggtggtGCAGCTGGAGGGCCTGGAGAACGCCACGGCGCGCACGCTCCTGGGCAAGCTCATCAACGTGCTGCTGGCGCTCATGGCCGTGCTGCTGGTGTTCGTGTCGACAGTGGCCAACTGCGTGGTGCCGCTGATGAAGACGCGCAGCCGGACGCTCTCCACGCTGCTGCTCGTTCTGCTGCTGGCCTTCCTCTGGAGGCACTGGGAGGTCATCTCGCAGTACCTGGACCGCTTCCTGCTGCACCCCAGATGA
- the tmcc1b gene encoding transmembrane and coiled-coil domains protein 1b isoform X1 codes for MKPTALVNPRPTAELDRLDVSGPAVSPNALSCGSDGAYGLDVVDSTPDPQRTKLAIAQLQQKILKLTEQIKIEQTARDDNVAEYLKLANNADKQQSARIKQVFEKKNQKSAQTIQQLQRKLEHYHRKLREVEHNGIPRQPKDVLRDMHQGLKDVGAKVTGGLSSFSQATHSAAGAVVSKPREIASLIRNKFGSADNIAGLKDSLDETQGEDGGVPGPGARALGGSGSGGGHLQSSPKYGSEDDCSSATSGSAGANSTTGAPGGPPSSRGNTLEHGQSLGLEALYQEVQELRDSQGRLEESFESLKAHYQKDYTLIMQALQEERYRCERLEEQLNDLTELHQNEILNLKQELASMEEKIAYQSYERARDIQEALEACQTRISKMELQQQQQQVVQLEGLENATARTLLGKLINVLLALMAVLLVFVSTVANCVVPLMKTRSRTLSTLLLVLLLAFLWRHWEVISQYLDRFLLHPR; via the exons ATGAAGCCTACAGCGCTGGTGAACCCTCGTCCCACTGCCGAG CTGGACCGCCTGGATGTGTCTGGGCCGGCTGTGTCCCCCAACGCGCTGTCCTGCGGCTCGGACGGGGCCTACGGCCTGGACGTGGTCGACAGCACGCCCGACCCGCAGCGCACCAAGCTGGCCATCGCCCAGCTGCAGCAGAAGATCCTCAAGCTGACCGAGCAGATCAAGATCGAGCAGACGGCGCGCGACGACAACGTGGCCGAGTACCTGAAGCTGGCCAACAACGCCGACAAGCAGCAGAGCGCGCGCATCAAGCAGGTGTTTGAGAAGAAGAACCAGAAGTCGGCGCAGACCATCCAGCAGCTGCAGCGCAAGCTGGAGCACTACCACCGCAAGCTGCGCGAGGTGGAGCACAACGGCATCCCGCGGCAGCCCAAGGACGTCCTCCGAGACATGCACCAGGGCCTGAAGGACGTGGGCGCCAAG GTGACAGGTGGCCTCTCCAGCTTCTCCCAGGCCACGCACTCGGCGGCCGGCGCGGTGGTGTCCAAGCCGCGCGAGATCGCCTCGCTCATCCGCAACAAGTTCGGCAGCGCCGACAACATCGCCGGCCTCAAGGACTCCCTGGATGAGACGCAGGGAGAGGACGGCGGCGTGCCTGGCCCCGGCGCCCGAGCCCTCGGCGGAAGCGGCAGTGGTGGCGGGCATCTGCAGTCCAGCCCCAAGTACGGCAGCGAGGACGACTGCTCGAGCGCCACCTCGGGCTCGGCCGGGGCCAACAGCACCACGGGGGCGCCCGGCGGACCGCCCAGTTCCCGTGGCAACACGCTGGAGCACGGCCAGAGCTTGGGCCTGGAGGCGCTCTACCAGGAGGTGCAGGAGCTGAGGGACAGCCAGGGCCGACTGGAGGAGTCCTTTGAGAGCCTGAAGGCGCACTACCAGAAGGACTACACGCTCATCATGCAGGCCTTGCAGGAGGAGCGCTACCG gtgtgaacGTTTGGAGGAGCAGCTGAACGACTTAACAGAGCTCCATCAGAATGAGATTCTGAACCTGAAGCAGGAGCTGGCCAGCATGGAGGAGAAGATCGCCTATCAGTCCTATGAGAGGGCCAGGGACATCCAG GAGGCGCTGGAGGCGTGCCAGACGCGCATCTCCAAGAtggagctgcagcagcagcagcagcaggtggtGCAGCTGGAGGGCCTGGAGAACGCCACGGCGCGCACGCTCCTGGGCAAGCTCATCAACGTGCTGCTGGCGCTCATGGCCGTGCTGCTGGTGTTCGTGTCGACAGTGGCCAACTGCGTGGTGCCGCTGATGAAGACGCGCAGCCGGACGCTCTCCACGCTGCTGCTCGTTCTGCTGCTGGCCTTCCTCTGGAGGCACTGGGAGGTCATCTCGCAGTACCTGGACCGCTTCCTGCTGCACCCCAGATGA
- the LOC125302350 gene encoding transmembrane and coiled-coil domains protein 1-like: protein MDQTSSELSPEELEPVGGRGGGGGALEPEAAGRRASEPEHGLSKITHNALENMGALGHGLKQLFQPQRRRSSVSPHDSSAVASATSPAAELSLEAEAGDGVLGPGGPAAAPLSSDTDAPPPAPPAALSRVLQQIRG from the coding sequence ATGGACCAGACCAGTAGCGAGCTGAGCCCGGAGGAGCTGGAGCCGGTGGGAGGCCGCGGTGGCGGCGGCGGTGCCCTAGAGCCGGAGGCGGCCGGTCGGAGGGCGTCCGAGCCGGAGCACGGCTTGTCCAAAATCACGCACAACGCCCTGGAGAACATGGGCGCGCTGGGCCACGGCCTCAAGCAGCTCTTCCAGCCACAGCGCCGCCGCTCGTCCGTCTCGCCGCACGACTCCTCCGCCGTCGCCTCGGCCACGTCGCCCGCCGCCGAGTTGTCGTTGGAGGCGGAGGCGGGCGACGGGGTGCTCGGGCCCGGGGGCCCGGCCGCCGCTCCGCTGTCCTCCGACACTGACGCCCCCCCTCCCGCCCCTCCCGCAGCTCTGAGCCGCGTGCTGCAGCAGATCCGAGGC